The DNA sequence TGGCCTCGAGCGAGGCTTGATTGCGCCTGGCTTGCTCTACCCCATACTTTTCTTTGGTAAAGAAATACAGTGGAATCACAATATCGAGTTCAAGCTGATAAAACAAAGCGCCATTGTTCGCGGCAAACGGACCGCGCGGCGTGTACGAAGATCCAATCACCTGAAAATCCGGTAAGTAGGCTTTCTTAGCAAGACTGACCCCTTTTTTAGCGGCCTCTAGTTGTAAGGCGGAACTCTTCAGTAAGGGATGGCTGCTTTCTGCATAATCCTCGAGCTCCAGCAAACTGGGTACAGTATTCATCGTAAGGCGGGCATCCCCCCGCAGCACCAGTTGCTCACGCGAATGGCGGCCTATTAAGGCATTGATTCCCCGCAGCGCCACTTGCAATTGGCGATCGAGTGCAAACTGATCTGCTTCAGCTGCACTTTGTGCCACCTGGGCATTTAAAAACTCAACGTAAGCTGCTGCATTATTGGCGTAACGGGCTTTGGCTACGTTCTTAATCATTTCCAAACGGGTGACCGACTCTTTTAAAACCGTTAGCTGCTTTTGTGATGCCAAGGCGCTGTAATACAAACTGGATAACTGCGCTCCCAATTGCAAGTAGGTCGATTCACTTTGGGCTAAGAGTGCTTCGGCATTGGTATCGGCAATATCGGCAGCCAAACTTTTCTTACCCGGAAACTGAAATGGCTGGGCAAAGGAGATGGCGTTGTTATTGCTGACCCCATTAGGGTACTGACTGCTTGGTGTATTAGCACCGCCCAATGCGAAGGGTGAGTTCGCTGGCATGCCTGACCACACTAAGCCCACTTGGGGATTAGCGGGCGCCGCAATTTGCGGGACGGTGGCTTTGGCAGAAAAGTAAGACTCACGCAGCGCGGCAAGCTGCGGATTGTTGAGTTTGAGTTCAGACCACAGTTGACGTAAATCGAGTTCAGTGGGCCCAGCTGCTT is a window from the Polynucleobacter difficilis genome containing:
- a CDS encoding TolC family protein; translated protein: MRFPHAVFPSSRYRACALALALFCCGAISDSYAQVPSFTPEATVTVAPAKNIPPSFIASPSINPNLKAAGPTELDLRQLWSELKLNNPQLAALRESYFSAKATVPQIAAPANPQVGLVWSGMPANSPFALGGANTPSSQYPNGVSNNNAISFAQPFQFPGKKSLAADIADTNAEALLAQSESTYLQLGAQLSSLYYSALASQKQLTVLKESVTRLEMIKNVAKARYANNAAAYVEFLNAQVAQSAAEADQFALDRQLQVALRGINALIGRHSREQLVLRGDARLTMNTVPSLLELEDYAESSHPLLKSSALQLEAAKKGVSLAKKAYLPDFQVIGSSYTPRGPFAANNGALFYQLELDIVIPLYFFTKEKYGVEQARRNQASLEASNIASRQQVVLAVNTAYANYEQARNQVQFLRDRQVPQADAAYKVGLNQYANNGQGFNDVLTAQTQLRLLEIQLALAQSALLQSQATVLAAAGKEPF